Proteins encoded in a region of the Candidatus Eremiobacteraceae bacterium genome:
- the pyrE gene encoding orotate phosphoribosyltransferase, whose amino-acid sequence MRGARQMPNAMNPNDVLTLLERRGAMLTGHFVLSSGLHSDRFIQKFRIFEDPPTAEAVCGALADLVRATHPQVVVSAAVGGVIPGYIVAKALGVRDIFLEKENGVAMLRRGFLISHGERVAVIEDVMTTGKSTAEILDVVQRRGGDVVAIGAVVKRGRVSLPLPVTALLDLPLADYLPAACELCKRGVPIVDPGSRRVV is encoded by the coding sequence GTGCGCGGCGCGCGGCAAATGCCGAACGCCATGAATCCAAACGACGTGCTTACGCTGCTCGAACGCCGCGGCGCGATGCTGACCGGCCACTTCGTACTCTCGTCTGGGCTCCATAGCGACCGCTTCATCCAAAAGTTCCGCATCTTCGAAGACCCGCCCACGGCCGAGGCGGTCTGCGGCGCTCTCGCCGACCTGGTCCGCGCAACGCACCCGCAAGTCGTGGTTTCCGCCGCTGTCGGCGGTGTTATTCCGGGATACATCGTCGCCAAAGCGCTCGGCGTGCGCGACATCTTCTTAGAGAAAGAGAACGGCGTCGCCATGCTTCGGCGCGGATTTTTAATCTCGCACGGCGAGCGCGTCGCGGTCATCGAGGACGTGATGACCACCGGCAAGTCCACAGCAGAGATATTGGACGTGGTTCAGCGGCGCGGCGGAGACGTCGTCGCCATCGGCGCGGTGGTCAAGCGAGGCCGCGTCAGTCTCCCGTTGCCCGTCACTGCGCTGCTCGATTTGCCGCTCGCCGACTACTTGCCGGCCGCTTGTGAATTGTGCAAGCGCGGCGTGCCGATCGTCGATCCGGGCAGCCGACGGGTGGTGTGA
- a CDS encoding DUF4097 family beta strand repeat-containing protein, translated as MLHRLRGPAPLATVLAAIAMFATSAAACADQTSPLAGAGLVAIKSAGGTVTIMVGNPGEVRVVSPDRVALKHFAVSADADGHIMLPQQGAPVVGKAGAPAAAPAAGNAGAAPGAVRGGLGPRSFTIPGLQDGSDGLSVTNRGGSDITIYVPPTLAGLIVGAGPGDVSASNLTGTYVIVTGRGGINLQNMSGRGLVRTWTGPITLNGIAGALGVESARGAITARQMSVNQADVTTQSGDVDWEFSSLGRGAYRFNSRQGNIQVGLAPDAAANVDAQSESGSVVNAFEKRPGSVRIFNRHALSMALRGGGPEITASSKFGRVTIRPHKPI; from the coding sequence ATGCTTCACCGCCTCCGCGGACCCGCGCCGCTCGCCACCGTCCTTGCCGCAATCGCGATGTTCGCGACATCGGCTGCTGCCTGCGCCGACCAGACGTCACCGCTCGCCGGAGCGGGCCTTGTCGCGATAAAGTCGGCCGGCGGCACCGTCACGATCATGGTTGGAAATCCTGGCGAAGTGCGTGTTGTGAGTCCGGACCGAGTCGCGTTGAAGCATTTCGCAGTGTCGGCGGACGCCGACGGTCACATCATGTTGCCGCAACAAGGAGCGCCGGTTGTCGGCAAGGCGGGAGCGCCTGCGGCGGCGCCTGCAGCGGGCAACGCAGGCGCGGCGCCGGGCGCTGTTCGCGGCGGATTGGGTCCGCGCAGTTTCACAATCCCCGGGCTGCAAGACGGCAGCGACGGACTGAGTGTCACCAATAGAGGCGGAAGCGACATAACGATCTACGTGCCGCCGACGCTAGCTGGGCTCATCGTCGGCGCCGGACCAGGCGACGTCAGCGCCAGCAATCTCACCGGCACCTACGTGATCGTCACCGGCCGAGGCGGCATCAACCTTCAGAACATGTCCGGGCGTGGACTCGTACGCACGTGGACGGGGCCGATCACGCTGAACGGAATCGCAGGGGCGCTCGGCGTCGAGTCGGCGCGCGGCGCCATAACGGCACGCCAGATGTCCGTGAATCAAGCCGACGTCACGACGCAATCGGGCGACGTCGACTGGGAATTCTCGTCGCTTGGGCGGGGCGCATACCGCTTCAATTCGCGTCAGGGAAACATTCAGGTAGGATTGGCGCCGGACGCCGCGGCGAACGTGGACGCGCAGAGCGAGTCTGGCTCGGTCGTGAACGCATTTGAAAAGCGCCCGGGGAGCGTGCGCATCTTCAATCGGC
- a CDS encoding kelch repeat-containing protein — MPTARTWLAAGAINGILYAVGGYDASNKNLSTVEAYNPTTDSWTTKAPMPTARYALAIGVVNGILYAVGGYNGTCKFGNCGLNMVEAYNPMTDSWTTKAPMPTGRFGLAVGVVNGILYAVGGESDPYLSTVEAYDPTTDTWTTKASMPTPRPNLAVGVINGVLYAVGGSYSINTVEAYDPVVDTWTTKAPMKRKGCCLASSILGDRLYAIGGINGTQGRHTVEVYNPSTNTWTTTVSMPTTRWALASRVIGHTIYVVGGANSSGVLNTVEAFTRM; from the coding sequence ATGCCGACCGCGCGCACTTGGCTAGCGGCGGGGGCCATCAACGGCATACTCTACGCAGTTGGCGGCTATGATGCTAGCAATAAAAACTTGAGCACGGTCGAGGCTTACAATCCAACGACAGATTCTTGGACGACTAAAGCACCTATGCCGACCGCGCGGTACGCGCTAGCCATTGGTGTCGTCAACGGAATACTCTATGCCGTCGGTGGCTACAATGGTACCTGCAAGTTCGGGAACTGCGGCTTGAATATGGTTGAGGCATACAATCCTATGACAGACAGCTGGACCACCAAGGCACCCATGCCAACTGGGCGCTTCGGTCTAGCTGTCGGCGTCGTCAACGGCATACTCTACGCCGTTGGCGGCGAAAGCGACCCCTACCTAAGCACCGTTGAGGCTTACGATCCAACGACAGACACCTGGACCACCAAAGCTTCCATGCCGACGCCACGCCCCAACCTCGCTGTTGGAGTTATTAACGGCGTGCTCTACGCGGTAGGTGGGTCGTACTCTATAAATACCGTTGAGGCGTACGATCCTGTCGTGGATACTTGGACAACCAAGGCGCCCATGAAGAGGAAAGGCTGCTGTCTAGCTTCGAGCATTCTTGGGGACAGACTGTATGCCATCGGCGGCATTAACGGCACCCAGGGAAGACATACGGTCGAAGTTTACAATCCATCAACGAACACTTGGACCACGACGGTGTCCATGCCGACAACACGTTGGGCTCTGGCTAGCCGCGTTATCGGTCATACAATATACGTTGTCGGCGGAGCGAATAGCAGCGGCGTATTGAATACAGTTGAGGCTTTCACACGAATGTAG
- a CDS encoding ABC transporter ATP-binding protein translates to MPDSPDVNTGAMIVVDRLVKSFPTMYGIMPTIKHFGRIPRREVLHSISLSVRRGELFGLLGANGAGKTTLLKMLATLSIPDSGTIRIDGINAVRSPMAAKRRIGLCTSEERSFYFRLSARQNLEFFGTLMGVRGRSLRKRIKEVIRMVDLESAMDRPFSGFSSGMRQRLTVARALIADPPLLFFDEPTRAVDPVHAEELRRMIRDDLVGKMGKTVVLATNLLDEAWTLCDTIAVLKQGEVVACGPPNSLDTNFTRMLRYQIVVDQLDDALVERAKAIPGLSLFESSISAEGFVLDIEIAPSELSLTQLLSAVSSNGATVRAFRTEAVRPIDIFSDLIRVTDNDE, encoded by the coding sequence TTGCCCGATAGTCCAGATGTGAACACCGGCGCGATGATCGTTGTCGACCGGCTTGTGAAATCATTCCCGACCATGTACGGCATCATGCCGACCATCAAGCACTTCGGCCGCATTCCGCGGCGCGAAGTACTGCATAGCATTTCACTCTCCGTCCGTCGCGGCGAATTATTCGGCCTGCTCGGCGCCAACGGCGCCGGCAAGACGACCCTCCTCAAGATGCTGGCCACGCTCTCGATTCCTGACAGCGGCACGATTCGTATCGATGGAATCAACGCGGTTCGCAGTCCGATGGCTGCGAAGCGACGCATCGGCCTTTGCACGAGTGAAGAGCGCAGTTTTTATTTCCGTCTGAGCGCGCGCCAAAATCTTGAATTTTTCGGAACGCTCATGGGCGTGCGCGGTAGGTCGCTGCGAAAACGGATCAAAGAAGTCATTAGGATGGTCGATCTCGAGTCGGCCATGGACCGTCCCTTTTCCGGATTTTCGTCGGGCATGCGTCAGCGCCTGACGGTTGCGCGTGCGCTGATCGCCGACCCGCCGCTTTTGTTCTTCGACGAGCCCACGCGCGCGGTGGATCCTGTGCACGCGGAAGAACTGCGCCGCATGATTCGCGACGATCTCGTCGGAAAAATGGGCAAGACGGTGGTCCTCGCAACGAACCTTCTCGACGAAGCGTGGACGCTTTGCGATACGATCGCCGTGCTCAAGCAAGGTGAGGTCGTGGCATGCGGTCCGCCGAATTCGCTTGACACCAATTTCACCCGCATGCTGCGCTATCAGATCGTCGTGGATCAGCTCGACGATGCGCTCGTGGAACGTGCGAAGGCTATCCCCGGATTGTCTCTGTTCGAATCCTCGATCTCGGCCGAAGGTTTCGTGCTCGATATCGAGATCGCACCGTCCGAGCTCTCGCTCACCCAATTGCTTAGCGCCGTCAGCTCGAACGGCGCCACGGTACGCGCGTTCCGCACCGAGGCGGTGCGCCCGATCGACATATTCAGCGACCTGATCCGAGTGACCGACAACGATGAGTAG
- a CDS encoding ABC transporter permease: MSSTGIVAPSNIFVDRFSKAFAIFMRDARLAKSYDLQFYFQWFTIAIQVVAFFFIAKLTSGSPMVKRHVPGGDYFTWVIIGLAFSRFQTMAIQCFQMAVRNDQMLGTLEVVLATPTGLPTVVLSAGLWAFVLTSFQVIFFLLVAVPFGLNLSHTNFLTMIVFLTLIVVCMSSIGVMAAATIMTYKQNAGTGFIAGSSASLLGGVQFPVSLLPLWLQKVSWCLPITHALNGMRDAVAGLSLVQTWYDAIWLCVATTILLPISLFYFHRAVQRAKMDGTLGHY; this comes from the coding sequence ATGAGTAGCACTGGGATCGTCGCTCCGAGCAACATTTTCGTCGATCGCTTCAGCAAGGCGTTTGCGATCTTCATGCGCGACGCGCGCCTCGCGAAGTCGTACGATCTTCAGTTCTACTTCCAGTGGTTCACGATCGCGATCCAAGTCGTGGCGTTCTTCTTCATCGCGAAACTGACGTCGGGTTCGCCGATGGTCAAACGGCATGTCCCCGGCGGCGACTACTTCACATGGGTGATCATCGGGCTCGCGTTTTCACGCTTTCAGACGATGGCCATCCAGTGCTTCCAGATGGCGGTTCGCAACGACCAGATGCTCGGCACGCTCGAGGTGGTGCTCGCCACGCCGACGGGGCTGCCCACGGTCGTGCTCTCCGCGGGACTATGGGCGTTCGTGCTCACCTCGTTTCAGGTGATCTTCTTCCTCTTGGTCGCCGTGCCGTTCGGGCTGAATCTTTCGCACACCAACTTCTTGACGATGATCGTCTTCCTAACCCTCATCGTCGTGTGCATGTCGTCCATCGGCGTCATGGCCGCCGCCACCATCATGACCTACAAGCAAAACGCGGGCACCGGCTTCATCGCGGGCTCTTCAGCGAGTCTGCTCGGCGGCGTGCAGTTCCCGGTTTCTTTGCTGCCGCTATGGCTGCAAAAAGTGTCGTGGTGCCTACCCATCACGCACGCGCTCAACGGAATGCGCGACGCGGTAGCTGGATTGTCTCTCGTGCAGACCTGGTACGACGCGATTTGGCTTTGCGTCGCCACCACGATCCTACTCCCCATTTCACTGTTCTATTTCCACCGCGCGGTCCAACGCGCGAAGATGGACGGCACCCTCGGCCACTACTAG
- the pyrF gene encoding orotidine-5'-phosphate decarboxylase translates to MTQLIVALDEPDYDRARFIVEQTAPDVRWYKVGYEAYCGYGDQILTLLRKTGKSIFLDLKLHDIPNTVGAAVRAAARSGASLITLHASGGSAMIAAASAARVEYNAAGGKLRLLAVTVLTSLNAEDLRALGINGSPEEQVLRLATLASAAGADGAVCSVAEAPAVRSTCGASFVLLCPGIRPAGADAQDQRRVATPADAVRAGADFIVVGRPITKASDPGAAARAILADLS, encoded by the coding sequence GTGACTCAACTCATCGTCGCCCTAGACGAGCCGGATTACGACCGCGCACGCTTTATTGTAGAGCAGACCGCGCCGGATGTACGGTGGTATAAGGTCGGTTACGAGGCCTACTGCGGTTACGGCGATCAAATACTGACGCTGTTGCGCAAGACCGGAAAATCCATCTTTCTCGACCTCAAATTACACGACATCCCGAACACGGTGGGTGCGGCTGTTCGCGCGGCTGCGCGATCCGGCGCAAGCCTGATCACGCTGCACGCTTCAGGCGGTTCGGCCATGATTGCGGCCGCGTCCGCCGCGCGCGTCGAATACAACGCAGCCGGTGGCAAGCTCCGGCTCCTCGCGGTCACCGTGCTGACAAGTCTGAACGCCGAAGATCTACGCGCGCTCGGCATTAATGGTTCGCCCGAAGAGCAAGTGCTTCGACTTGCAACGCTCGCGTCGGCGGCGGGAGCGGACGGCGCAGTGTGTTCCGTGGCCGAAGCGCCGGCCGTGCGCTCCACATGCGGAGCCAGTTTCGTACTGCTATGTCCGGGCATCCGCCCCGCCGGCGCCGATGCGCAAGATCAGCGCCGGGTCGCCACCCCCGCCGATGCGGTGCGCGCCGGCGCAGATTTCATCGTCGTCGGCAGGCCGATCACAAAGGCGTCTGATCCCGGCGCCGCAGCTCGGGCGATTCTTGCCGACCTATCTTAG
- a CDS encoding SIMPL domain-containing protein (The SIMPL domain is named for its presence in mouse protein SIMPL (signalling molecule that associates with mouse pelle-like kinase). Bacterial member BP26, from Brucella, was shown to assemble into a channel-like structure, while YggE from E. coli has been associated with resistance to oxidative stress.), whose product MKHMLVIGAVLFGLASSFAPCAAKAAEGPGFNGPPPSISVSASGSVKYAPDIAHVSFGVRAQSQAATDAAAQVNTRAQAVVKELRGMGISDADIKTSGYTLDFQQNDSGMGGSVSNGPLAGEPHRPISLGYYVATESIDVTVSVSQAGAALDGAVKAGANETYGLSYDTSQRDRLYRQALAAGVSSARAQAVALAAAAGVQLGSIIAISTGGGGGPMPMQGRMMMMGASAVAPPVLGGTDTIDATVSVIYAIKP is encoded by the coding sequence ATGAAACACATGCTCGTCATCGGTGCAGTTTTGTTTGGGTTAGCCTCGAGCTTTGCGCCATGCGCCGCTAAAGCGGCTGAAGGGCCAGGATTCAATGGACCGCCGCCCAGCATCTCGGTCTCGGCGAGCGGCAGCGTGAAGTACGCGCCCGATATCGCCCACGTTTCGTTCGGCGTGCGCGCACAGTCGCAGGCTGCGACTGACGCCGCCGCACAGGTCAACACACGCGCACAAGCGGTGGTCAAGGAATTGCGCGGTATGGGCATTTCCGACGCTGACATAAAGACGAGCGGTTATACGCTGGACTTTCAACAAAACGATTCCGGCATGGGTGGTTCTGTCTCGAACGGCCCGCTGGCGGGCGAACCGCACCGGCCGATTTCGCTCGGCTACTACGTCGCCACCGAAAGCATCGATGTCACCGTATCGGTTTCGCAGGCCGGCGCTGCCCTTGACGGTGCGGTCAAAGCCGGTGCAAACGAGACGTACGGACTTTCGTACGACACATCGCAACGCGACCGGCTCTATCGTCAAGCACTCGCCGCCGGAGTCTCATCTGCGCGCGCGCAAGCCGTCGCTCTCGCGGCGGCTGCCGGCGTCCAACTTGGAAGTATAATAGCGATATCCACCGGTGGCGGCGGTGGGCCCATGCCCATGCAAGGACGGATGATGATGATGGGCGCGAGCGCAGTCGCACCGCCCGTGCTTGGTGGAACGGACACGATCGACGCGACGGTCAGCGTGATCTACGCCATCAAACCTTAG
- a CDS encoding HAMP domain-containing sensor histidine kinase: MPVDLKSTAPPFFAGLRWRMMAWYGGLMLVLLAAFAIAVNAGAARVLTISTAQRVSGVSDQIASAARDERNEPFGVVSVRTLLADESTLNTFAGAGLYVEVFTPGNPAYPIGRSANLGSAELPTSGYTPWRAPGGFDENWGTADTAVGPVLAHWMTINGPQGPEVVVYVAESLVLVRQTLAAFGVFLLLSVALAAVAVIAAGAWLTRTAVAPINEIARAAREIGGDDLAKRLNWQDRRDELGVLAATFDEMLSRLEGAFARERRFIADASHELKTPLTVINGNAQMLQRWADSDPVLRAEALETIRAESASMARVINAMLTLAKTDDADALSMETVDMAAVVHDVATAMRPGAEQKGLTLTVRCDGNSVVRGEPGLLRQLITNLTENAIKFTETGGVSLTVVREKSRVRLTVTDTGPGIPAGALPHVFERFYRADPARSRRVEGTGLGLAVVRNIIRVHRGDIRADSGLGVGTTFTVEMPAA; the protein is encoded by the coding sequence GTGCCGGTCGATCTGAAGTCGACCGCTCCGCCGTTCTTCGCCGGACTGCGCTGGCGCATGATGGCGTGGTACGGGGGGTTGATGCTCGTCCTGCTGGCCGCGTTCGCTATCGCCGTGAACGCCGGCGCAGCGCGCGTGCTCACGATCTCGACGGCGCAACGTGTGAGCGGTGTCAGCGATCAGATCGCGAGCGCGGCGCGCGACGAACGCAACGAACCATTCGGCGTCGTCAGTGTGCGCACGCTGCTTGCCGACGAGTCCACGCTCAACACATTCGCCGGTGCCGGACTCTACGTCGAGGTATTCACTCCAGGCAACCCCGCGTATCCGATCGGCCGCAGCGCGAACCTCGGTTCCGCCGAGCTCCCGACGTCGGGTTACACGCCATGGCGCGCCCCCGGGGGCTTCGACGAGAACTGGGGCACGGCCGATACCGCCGTCGGTCCCGTGCTCGCGCACTGGATGACGATCAATGGCCCGCAGGGACCGGAGGTCGTCGTCTACGTCGCCGAGTCGCTCGTCCTCGTCCGGCAGACGCTTGCCGCGTTCGGCGTGTTCTTGCTCTTGAGCGTCGCGCTCGCGGCCGTCGCTGTGATCGCCGCGGGCGCTTGGCTCACGCGCACCGCCGTCGCCCCGATCAACGAGATCGCTCGCGCCGCGCGCGAGATCGGCGGCGACGATCTCGCAAAGCGCTTGAACTGGCAGGACCGTCGCGACGAACTCGGCGTGTTGGCTGCGACGTTCGACGAGATGTTGAGCCGTCTGGAAGGCGCTTTCGCGCGCGAGCGGCGCTTCATCGCCGACGCGTCGCACGAGCTGAAGACACCGCTCACCGTGATCAACGGCAACGCGCAGATGCTGCAACGTTGGGCCGACAGCGACCCCGTATTGCGCGCGGAGGCGCTCGAGACGATCCGCGCCGAAAGCGCGAGCATGGCGCGCGTCATCAACGCCATGCTGACGCTTGCCAAGACCGACGACGCGGACGCGTTGTCGATGGAGACCGTCGACATGGCGGCCGTCGTGCACGACGTAGCAACGGCGATGCGGCCCGGTGCAGAACAAAAGGGCTTGACTCTAACCGTGCGATGCGACGGGAATTCGGTCGTGCGCGGCGAGCCGGGACTGTTGCGCCAATTGATCACCAATCTCACCGAGAACGCGATCAAGTTCACGGAAACCGGCGGCGTCTCGCTCACGGTGGTGCGCGAGAAATCTCGCGTCCGGTTGACCGTCACCGATACCGGGCCGGGAATTCCGGCCGGCGCGCTTCCGCACGTCTTCGAACGGTTCTACCGCGCCGATCCGGCCCGCTCTCGACGCGTCGAGGGTACGGGCTTGGGGCTCGCCGTGGTCCGCAACATCATACGAGTCCATCGCGGCGACATCCGGGCCGACTCCGGGCTAGGCGTGGGCACGACGTTTACCGTCGAAATGCCGGCCGCTTGA
- the thpR gene encoding RNA 2',3'-cyclic phosphodiesterase encodes MAVRLFAAIPLDAGARTYVATALDALKREGARARWVRPENWHVTIAFLGEVADAGLPAVILAFRSVVQSSVLGQASLAQSMIKPFSLQLSSIGAFPNLLRPRVIWVGGREPDLAFERASLALRTAFASLGFRFDDAATPHATIGRTNGSTPLRAPQLSVEFSMPVTRLVLFESVLGPAGVRYPEREEIILG; translated from the coding sequence ATGGCCGTGAGACTCTTCGCCGCTATTCCGTTGGACGCCGGCGCGCGCACGTACGTCGCGACAGCACTCGATGCTCTCAAGCGAGAAGGCGCTCGCGCGCGATGGGTTCGGCCCGAAAATTGGCACGTCACAATAGCGTTTCTCGGCGAAGTCGCCGACGCGGGCCTCCCTGCGGTCATCTTGGCGTTCCGGTCTGTCGTTCAAAGTTCCGTACTAGGGCAAGCATCGCTTGCCCAGTCAATGATAAAACCTTTTTCGCTCCAGCTATCTAGTATCGGCGCATTCCCGAATCTACTGCGGCCCCGCGTCATCTGGGTCGGCGGGCGCGAACCAGATCTCGCATTCGAGCGCGCCTCACTCGCGTTACGCACTGCCTTCGCCTCGCTGGGCTTTCGTTTTGACGACGCGGCAACGCCGCACGCGACGATCGGCCGCACGAATGGGTCCACGCCGCTGCGCGCTCCTCAGCTATCCGTCGAGTTTTCAATGCCGGTGACGCGGCTCGTGCTTTTTGAATCGGTACTCGGGCCTGCGGGCGTGCGATACCCCGAACGCGAAGAGATCATCCTCGGATAG
- a CDS encoding response regulator transcription factor, whose translation MEQTATVGSAEKQWILIVEDDEKIARVLQLELEHEGFRIEVCADGASAIERALKGPDLIVLDLLLPRIDGLEVCRRVRRHSSVPIIMLTAKDAVPDRIAGLDTGANDYLTKPFSIEELLARIRVQLRSHEPVERTLSAKDLILNRDTHEVKRGPNVITLTAKEFSLLEFLLMYPNKVHTRDEIFNSVWGSDFLGESNLIDVYIRYLRNKVDEGADDKLIHTVRGVGYALRT comes from the coding sequence ATGGAGCAAACAGCCACCGTAGGATCGGCTGAGAAGCAGTGGATACTCATCGTTGAAGACGATGAGAAGATCGCGCGCGTACTGCAGCTTGAGCTCGAGCACGAGGGCTTCAGAATAGAGGTCTGCGCCGACGGGGCAAGCGCCATCGAGCGCGCGCTCAAGGGCCCCGACCTCATCGTCCTCGATCTATTGCTGCCACGAATCGACGGCCTTGAGGTCTGCCGAAGGGTGCGCCGTCATTCCTCGGTGCCGATCATCATGCTCACCGCCAAAGATGCGGTGCCGGACCGCATCGCCGGGCTCGACACCGGTGCGAACGACTATCTGACAAAACCGTTTTCCATCGAAGAGCTGCTCGCGCGCATCCGCGTGCAGCTGCGCTCGCACGAACCGGTCGAACGGACGTTGAGCGCTAAGGATCTCATCCTCAACCGCGACACGCACGAAGTGAAGCGTGGGCCAAACGTCATCACGCTCACGGCCAAGGAATTTTCGCTGCTCGAATTTCTGCTGATGTATCCCAATAAGGTCCATACCCGCGACGAGATCTTCAATAGCGTGTGGGGTTCGGATTTTCTCGGTGAGTCGAATCTCATCGATGTCTATATTCGCTACCTCCGCAATAAAGTCGACGAGGGTGCGGACGACAAACTGATTCACACTGTCCGGGGCGTCGGCTACGCTCTCCGGACCTAG
- a CDS encoding dihydroorotate dehydrogenase gives MSVHIGPAILKNPVIAASGCYNRGAEYARVTEIGEYGAITIKSITSKPRLGNSMPRVIPVPGGLLNAIGLQGPGIDHFLAHDAREIAAVPTAIIASVAGFSVAEFAAVAVRMNGLPNVIAIELDVSCPNVDREGECFAESAAAIGEVVRAVKATAKLPVIAKLTPNVSDLRSIAVAAEAAGADAISLINAVRGMVIDTTRARPWLANGTGGLTGPAIRPIAVLAVWEVARAVRIPIIGMGGIETARDALEFMFAGATAVSVGTANFRDPDVARKINAGLRGEAARRGFASVSALTGLANPEFAGVRVSR, from the coding sequence ATGTCGGTCCACATCGGCCCGGCAATATTGAAAAATCCGGTGATCGCCGCGAGCGGCTGCTACAACCGCGGCGCCGAGTACGCGCGCGTGACCGAAATCGGCGAATACGGTGCGATCACGATCAAAAGCATCACGAGCAAACCCCGGCTCGGCAACTCGATGCCGCGCGTGATTCCAGTTCCCGGCGGTCTGCTCAACGCGATCGGTCTGCAAGGACCGGGCATCGATCACTTCTTAGCGCACGATGCGCGGGAAATAGCGGCGGTGCCGACGGCGATCATCGCGAGCGTCGCCGGTTTTTCGGTGGCCGAGTTCGCTGCGGTCGCAGTGCGCATGAACGGGCTCCCCAACGTCATCGCGATCGAACTCGACGTATCGTGTCCGAACGTCGACCGTGAGGGCGAGTGCTTTGCGGAGAGCGCTGCGGCGATCGGCGAAGTGGTGCGTGCGGTGAAAGCGACGGCGAAACTCCCCGTCATCGCAAAGCTCACCCCGAACGTATCCGACCTACGATCGATCGCAGTTGCGGCCGAAGCCGCCGGCGCGGACGCGATCTCGCTCATCAACGCGGTTCGCGGCATGGTCATCGACACGACGCGCGCTCGACCGTGGCTTGCGAACGGCACCGGCGGTCTCACCGGACCCGCGATTCGTCCGATCGCCGTTCTCGCCGTCTGGGAAGTGGCCCGCGCCGTTCGGATTCCGATCATCGGCATGGGTGGAATCGAAACGGCCCGGGATGCGCTGGAATTCATGTTCGCAGGCGCGACAGCGGTGAGCGTGGGCACCGCGAATTTCCGCGATCCCGACGTGGCCCGCAAGATCAACGCCGGGCTCCGCGGCGAAGCGGCGAGGCGCGGATTTGCATCGGTGAGCGCATTGACGGGTCTGGCAAACCCCGAGTTCGCAGGCGTGAGGGTCAGCAGGTGA
- the pth gene encoding aminoacyl-tRNA hydrolase — translation MRLVVGLGNPGAQYVRTRHNIGFRVLQALAATENVDGWRSKFNARVAQAPALDAVLAMPLTYMNDSGAAVQPLAAFYKLTPADLLIVCDDFNLPFARLRMRRGGSDGGNNGLKDITNALGTKDYPRLRFGIGRDGLDAIGFVLGAFSGDEEKLLPEAIERAVAGIRTFCLQGADAAIDLVNSNGGDAVP, via the coding sequence ATGCGGTTGGTCGTGGGCCTCGGCAATCCCGGGGCCCAATACGTTCGCACCCGTCATAACATCGGATTTCGCGTGCTTCAAGCGCTCGCTGCAACCGAAAACGTCGATGGCTGGCGCTCGAAGTTCAACGCGCGAGTCGCGCAAGCTCCCGCGCTCGATGCAGTGCTTGCGATGCCGCTCACGTACATGAACGATTCGGGCGCAGCGGTCCAACCGCTTGCGGCGTTCTATAAGCTGACACCGGCCGATCTGCTCATCGTGTGTGACGATTTCAATCTGCCCTTCGCCCGTTTGCGGATGCGGCGCGGCGGCAGTGACGGCGGCAATAACGGCCTAAAGGACATAACGAATGCCCTCGGCACGAAAGACTACCCGCGGCTGCGCTTCGGCATCGGCCGCGACGGCCTCGACGCGATCGGATTCGTTCTTGGAGCATTTAGCGGTGACGAAGAAAAGCTATTGCCCGAAGCGATCGAGCGCGCCGTGGCCGGCATCCGAACCTTCTGCTTGCAGGGAGCAGACGCGGCTATCGACCTGGTCAATAGCAATGGCGGGGATGCCGTCCCTTAA